A window from Cyprinus carpio isolate SPL01 chromosome A11, ASM1834038v1, whole genome shotgun sequence encodes these proteins:
- the LOC109086861 gene encoding uncharacterized protein LOC109086861 isoform X3, with product MAQIGRLDEYKPENESWSAYIERAELFMIANDVDDTKQVATLLSAVGASTYGLLRNLVQPAKPKDKTFEEIVNILKAHFEPKPLIIAERFRFQRCVQKPHETVSQYVAELKQCASKCDFGASLDESLRDRFVSGIRSEACQRRLLSEDTLTFARALEVAHSMETADRDTQQLRKTEDSATTVHKICEAEWYYAYQKCTKTPSNKWIGRKICPDVQEGDTSAPGWTS from the exons ATGGCGCAAATCGGAAGATTGGATGAGTATAAACCGGAAAATGAGTCCTGGTCTGCATATATTGAACGAGCGGAATTGTTCATGATTGCAAATGATGTGGATGATACGAAGCAAGTAGCGACTTTGCTTAGTGCTGTGGGAGCGTCCACATATGGATTACTACGGAATCTGGTTCAGCCTGCGAAGCCAAAGGATAAAACGTTTGAAGAAATTGTGAACATTCTGAAGGCCCATTTTGAACCAAAGCCGTTAATAATAGCTGAGCGTTTCCGATTTCAGCGCTGTGTTCAAAAGCCCCATGAAACTGTGTCCCAGTATGTTGCTGAACTGAAACAATGTGCATCTAAATGTGACTTTGGTGCAAGTTTGGATGAGTCTCTACGTGATCGTTTTGTCAGCGGAATCCGAAGTGAAGCATGTCAACGAAGATTGCTTTCGGAAGACACACTCACTTTTGCACGGGCACTTGAAGTTGCTCACAGTATGGAAACCGCAGATCGAGATACGCAACAGCTGAGGAAAACAGAGGATTCAGCGACAACAGTGCATAAG ATTTGTGAAGCAGAATGGTATTATGCATACCAGAAGTGCACCAAAACACCCAGCAACAAATGGATTGGCAGAAAGATATGTCCAGACGTTCAAGAGGG agacacATCCGCACCAGGCTGGACTTCCTGA
- the LOC109086861 gene encoding uncharacterized protein K02A2.6-like isoform X2, whose protein sequence is MPNGDEHPIAYASRTLSPAEKKYSQIEKEALSVIYGVKKFHQYLWGRSFNLITDHRPLVTLFGEHKHFPMMAAARIQRWAIILSAYDYHIMYRKAEDHGNADGLSRIPLPEITDVGTEAISANINTLLTNHLQEAPLNAAQIARMTRTDQELSKVFRYVMEGWPIEVSDDLKVFYAKRDELSVEQGCLLWGTRVIVPFKFRKSVLQEIHSGHPGIVKMKALTRKYVWWPKIDTDIERVCKECQICQQEQRMPSHVPLHPWEFPDL, encoded by the exons ATGCCAAATGGTGACGAGCATCCCATTGCATATGCTTCACGTACTTTGTCCCCTGCTGAAAAGAAATATTCACAGATTGAGAAGGAAGCTTTGAGTGTGATCTATGGAGTTAAAAAATTCCATCAGTATCTTTGGGGAAGATCTTTTAATTTGATAACTGATCATAGACCATTAGTGACTCTGTTTGGTGAACATAAGCATTTCCCAATGATGGCTGCCGCTCGCATTCAGCGGTGGGCGATAATTTTGTCGGCATATGATTATCATATCATGTATCGCAAGGCAGAAGATCATGGAAATGCAGATGGCTTGTCACGAATTCCATTACCTGAAATTACCGATGTAGGAACAGAAGCCATTTCAGCAAATATCAACACACTTTTGACAAACCATCTTCAAGAAGCTCCTCTAAATGCAGCACAGATTGCCAGAATGACAAGAACAGATCAAGAACTTTCTAAAGTGTTTCGTTATGTCATGGAAGGTTGGCCAATTGAAGTGTCAGATGATTTGAAAGTATTCTACGCGAAAAGAGATGAACTGTCAGTAGAACAGGGATGTCTGCTATGGGGCACACGAGTGATTGTACCATTCAAATTTCGAAAATCAGTGTTACAGGAAATTCACTCAGGACACCCTGGCATTGTTAAAATGAAAGCTCTGACTCGTAAATACGTGTGGTGGCCTAAAATTGATACGGATATAGAAAGAGTTTGCAAGGAGTGTCAAATCTGTCAACAAGAACAAAGAATGCCAAGTCACGTCCCTCTTCATCCTTGGGAATTCCCGG ATTTGTGA
- the LOC109086861 gene encoding uncharacterized protein K02A2.6-like isoform X1 has translation MPNGDEHPIAYASRTLSPAEKKYSQIEKEALSVIYGVKKFHQYLWGRSFNLITDHRPLVTLFGEHKHFPMMAAARIQRWAIILSAYDYHIMYRKAEDHGNADGLSRIPLPEITDVGTEAISANINTLLTNHLQEAPLNAAQIARMTRTDQELSKVFRYVMEGWPIEVSDDLKVFYAKRDELSVEQGCLLWGTRVIVPFKFRKSVLQEIHSGHPGIVKMKALTRKYVWWPKIDTDIERVCKECQICQQEQRMPSHVPLHPWEFPGECWKRLHVDFAGPFLNNMFMIIVDAHSKWLEVFRMSQITSQATITRLKRLFSAYGLPEQIVTDNATTFTSDEFQRFVKQNGIMHTRSAPKHPATNGLAERYVQTFKRETHPHQAGLPETKHS, from the exons ATGCCAAATGGTGACGAGCATCCCATTGCATATGCTTCACGTACTTTGTCCCCTGCTGAAAAGAAATATTCACAGATTGAGAAGGAAGCTTTGAGTGTGATCTATGGAGTTAAAAAATTCCATCAGTATCTTTGGGGAAGATCTTTTAATTTGATAACTGATCATAGACCATTAGTGACTCTGTTTGGTGAACATAAGCATTTCCCAATGATGGCTGCCGCTCGCATTCAGCGGTGGGCGATAATTTTGTCGGCATATGATTATCATATCATGTATCGCAAGGCAGAAGATCATGGAAATGCAGATGGCTTGTCACGAATTCCATTACCTGAAATTACCGATGTAGGAACAGAAGCCATTTCAGCAAATATCAACACACTTTTGACAAACCATCTTCAAGAAGCTCCTCTAAATGCAGCACAGATTGCCAGAATGACAAGAACAGATCAAGAACTTTCTAAAGTGTTTCGTTATGTCATGGAAGGTTGGCCAATTGAAGTGTCAGATGATTTGAAAGTATTCTACGCGAAAAGAGATGAACTGTCAGTAGAACAGGGATGTCTGCTATGGGGCACACGAGTGATTGTACCATTCAAATTTCGAAAATCAGTGTTACAGGAAATTCACTCAGGACACCCTGGCATTGTTAAAATGAAAGCTCTGACTCGTAAATACGTGTGGTGGCCTAAAATTGATACGGATATAGAAAGAGTTTGCAAGGAGTGTCAAATCTGTCAACAAGAACAAAGAATGCCAAGTCACGTCCCTCTTCATCCTTGGGAATTCCCGGGTGAGTGTTGGAAAAGGTTGCATGTGGATTTTGCTGGTCCGTTCTTGAACAACATGTTTATGATCATTGTTGATGCTCATTCTAAATGGTTGGAAGTTTTTCGTATGTCACAGATTACTTCTCAAGCTACTATTACCAGATTGAAGAGATTGTTTTCTGCATATGGATTACCTGAACAAATCGTGACTGATAATGCAACTACTTTTACTTCTGATGAATTCCAAAGATTTGTGAAGCAGAATGGTATTATGCATACCAGAAGTGCACCAAAACACCCAGCAACAAATGGATTGGCAGAAAGATATGTCCAGACGTTCAAGAGGG agacacATCCGCACCAGGCTGGACTTCCTGAAACCAAACATTCATGA